Proteins encoded together in one Synechococcus sp. A15-62 window:
- a CDS encoding carbohydrate ABC transporter permease, with product MTQRSLWIALLLVWSLGPMLWQLVSSFTTADALVNDQLSFWSRWTLNNYRDLLSTDPPFWRYLFNSSLVASLTTLLTLMLAIPAAYGMAKLPDRWKGSLRAAVVGAALFPYVLLFLALLELARTFALGNNLIAIAIPYSALSMPLALLLLTAAFEALPNDLEDAAKLEGLSLWQRLRWVLLPLIAPASASTAILVFLFAWNEYPVALTWLSRSDLLTLPVAMARIAGSSTYSVPYGTYAAATVLGAIPLLMLVLVFQRQIVSGLTNGAIKG from the coding sequence GCTGCTGGTCTGGTCGCTCGGGCCGATGCTTTGGCAGCTGGTGAGTTCCTTCACCACCGCAGATGCTCTGGTCAATGACCAACTGAGCTTCTGGAGCCGTTGGACGCTCAACAACTACCGGGATCTGCTCAGCACCGATCCGCCCTTCTGGCGTTACCTGTTCAACAGCAGCTTGGTGGCTTCCCTCACCACACTGCTCACCTTGATGCTGGCCATCCCAGCCGCCTATGGCATGGCCAAGCTCCCGGATCGGTGGAAGGGAAGCCTTCGGGCTGCGGTGGTGGGCGCCGCTCTGTTCCCTTATGTGCTGCTGTTTCTGGCGCTGCTCGAACTGGCCCGCACCTTTGCCCTGGGCAACAACCTGATCGCCATCGCCATTCCCTACAGCGCTCTGTCAATGCCTCTGGCCCTGCTGCTGCTCACGGCGGCGTTTGAAGCCCTGCCCAACGATCTCGAAGACGCAGCAAAGCTGGAGGGGCTGTCGTTGTGGCAGCGGCTGCGCTGGGTACTGCTCCCCTTGATTGCACCGGCCTCCGCCAGCACGGCAATCCTGGTGTTTCTGTTCGCCTGGAATGAATATCCCGTGGCCCTCACCTGGCTGAGCCGCAGCGATCTGCTCACATTGCCGGTGGCCATGGCCCGAATTGCGGGATCATCAACCTATTCCGTGCCCTATGGCACCTACGCGGCAGCCACCGTGCTCGGCGCCATTCCTCTGCTGATGCTGGTGCTGGTCTTCCAGCGTCAGATCGTCAGTGGACTCACCAACGGAGCCATCAAGGGATGA
- a CDS encoding ABC transporter ATP-binding protein, whose translation MTLQLQAINKRFGERQVLHQLDLDVARGECVALLGASGCGKSTALRLIAGLDHPDQGSIRINDAEMVDVPAERRRVGMVFQSYALFPHLNVWENLELGLRMRGGSAGARDERIRSVLEVLQLSGQARQRPSQLSGGQRQRVALARALLRDPLVYLLDEPMSNLDAQLREDLRPQLRRLMIGGEQPVVYVTHDQQEAMALADRIAVMREGRIEQIGTPRELYLQPASTYVAQFIGRPQMNLLPAKNGVITGIRPDDLRLDPTGSPCTILSREWFGASQMLLVRCDRGELRLVCSGETAIEAEPCISWPSDCEHRFDAVSGRRLPSGRLPSD comes from the coding sequence ATGACACTGCAACTTCAGGCCATCAACAAGCGCTTCGGCGAGCGTCAGGTTCTCCACCAGCTCGATCTCGATGTGGCAAGGGGCGAATGCGTCGCTCTGCTTGGGGCCAGCGGCTGTGGGAAAAGCACGGCCTTGCGTCTGATCGCCGGGCTCGATCACCCCGATCAAGGTTCGATTCGCATCAATGATGCGGAGATGGTTGACGTTCCCGCTGAACGTCGCCGGGTGGGGATGGTGTTTCAAAGCTATGCCCTGTTCCCGCATCTGAATGTTTGGGAGAACCTCGAACTGGGGCTGCGCATGCGGGGCGGCAGCGCCGGCGCCCGCGATGAACGAATCCGCAGCGTCCTGGAGGTGTTGCAGCTCAGCGGACAAGCCCGGCAACGACCCTCACAACTGTCCGGCGGCCAGCGCCAGCGCGTCGCCCTAGCCCGAGCCCTGTTGCGAGATCCCCTGGTGTATCTGCTGGATGAGCCGATGAGCAATCTCGATGCCCAGTTACGCGAAGACCTGCGACCTCAACTGCGCCGCCTGATGATCGGCGGTGAACAACCTGTGGTCTATGTCACCCATGACCAGCAGGAGGCGATGGCGCTGGCGGATCGCATCGCTGTGATGCGCGAGGGAAGGATTGAACAGATCGGAACACCCCGCGAGCTGTACCTGCAACCGGCCAGCACCTACGTCGCCCAGTTCATCGGCCGCCCCCAGATGAATCTGCTGCCTGCCAAGAACGGGGTGATCACCGGCATCCGACCGGACGATCTGCGGCTCGACCCCACAGGCTCACCCTGCACGATCCTCAGCCGTGAATGGTTCGGAGCCAGCCAGATGTTGCTGGTGCGCTGCGATCGAGGCGAGCTGCGGCTGGTCTGCTCTGGAGAAACAGCGATCGAAGCTGAACCATGCATCAGTTGGCCCAGTGATTGCGAGCACCGCTTTGATGCCGTCAGCGGCCGTCGTCTGCCGTCAGGTCGGCTGCCATCCGATTAA